The genome window CTTCCCAAGGCCGAGAGCGGGACCTCGGCCTCCGCCGAAAACACGGTGACGGTGCAGATCAGCCGCAACGGGGCGCTCACGGTGGAGGGCGCGGTGGTCAAATGGCCCTCCTTGGAGAAAGAGCTCACCTTGCGCCTGCCGCAGTCGGCCAAGAAGACCTTACTCGTCCAGGCCGATCGCAGCGTGGCCGTGGAGAAAGTTGTGGCGGTCCTCGACGCGGCCAAGCGCCTCGGAGTCGGCAAGCTCGGCATCGGGGTCGTCTCCGGCAATGCCGAATAATCTCCTGGGCGGCCTCAGGCCTTATCTCGGAGGTTCTCTCGCCCTACACGGCCTTCTTCTCTGCGCCTTCCTGATTCTGGTAAACTTCAGGCCCTCCAGCCGCCCCTCCTCGGTGTACACCATCGATTTCGTCGGCCCCACGGCCGCCATCCTAAGCTCGACGGGGGGGGAAACCGCCGCCAAAACCACGGCGGCGGAGATCTCGGCGTCCCCCAAGCTCGGCCCCCAAGCGGAGATCAACGAGTTTTCAAAGCCGCGGCGAAGGATCCCGGCGGCTTTGCCGAGGCCGAGCCTCCTGCGCGGCTACCAGGCCCCGACCCGGCCCGCAGAAGAATCCGCGCAGAGCCAGCCCGCGGCCGCGACCGGGGAGGCGGGCCCGGCCGGGGAAGCCGGGATCGCCACCGACATGCCCAACTTCCCCTACCCGTGGTACATTACCCAGGTCCGGGCCGCGCTTTGGCGGATATGGTCGAGCCGCATGCCCAAGGATCCGGGAGAGGCCCTCGTCGTCTTCTCGATCCTCTCCGATGGGGGCATCGCGGACCTTCGCACCGAGTCGAGCTCCGGGGACGCGACCTTCGACTTGGCCGCGCTCTCGACCGCGCAGGACGGGGCCCCCTACCCGCCGCTGCCGCAGGGCTTCTCGGAGCCCTTCCTCAAGATCCACGTGACCTTGAAGTCATTCTGATGCTGTCTCTCCTGCGCTTGGCGGTCTACGCCGGCGCCGCTTATTTCCTCTCGCTCTACCCCGTGCCCGTCCCCGTGCTCGCGGCCGGAGCCCTGGGGCTGCTCCTGGCCATGAAGTTCATCGACGCAGGAACAAGCCTCATCAAGCTCGCCATAGAGCTTGCCGCCGCCCTGGCCCTGGCTTTCTATCTTCTCTCGAGCAGGCATTAGACTTTAACTAGTGTAGTGTCCCATTATTATCTTGCCATTTGGCCGCAGGATTTTGACTCCTGGCTAGGCGTGAGGAGCGAGCATAGCTTAAGCTATGTAAGCGACGAACAACGACGCCAGGAGTCAAAATCCTGCGATCCCTCCCTCAAGAGTTTCGCTGCGATAAGCAGCGAAACTGCCAAGGAAGGGGAGGCCCGATCTTGGCCGATTTCATCGTCGCTCGTCGGTCACATAGCTACCGCTATGCTCCCTCCTCGCTCCTCGAACTCGTCTCA of Elusimicrobiota bacterium contains these proteins:
- a CDS encoding biopolymer transporter ExbD, encoding MREPMQLNGKVSRGRTIAELNLIPLIDVALILVIIFMVLTPILVQSQLTVKLPKAESGTSASAENTVTVQISRNGALTVEGAVVKWPSLEKELTLRLPQSAKKTLLVQADRSVAVEKVVAVLDAAKRLGVGKLGIGVVSGNAE
- a CDS encoding TonB family protein yields the protein MPNNLLGGLRPYLGGSLALHGLLLCAFLILVNFRPSSRPSSVYTIDFVGPTAAILSSTGGETAAKTTAAEISASPKLGPQAEINEFSKPRRRIPAALPRPSLLRGYQAPTRPAEESAQSQPAAATGEAGPAGEAGIATDMPNFPYPWYITQVRAALWRIWSSRMPKDPGEALVVFSILSDGGIADLRTESSSGDATFDLAALSTAQDGAPYPPLPQGFSEPFLKIHVTLKSF